ATAGAGGAGATTGTACGTGTATATATAGTCAGGGCCGATGTTCAGCTCTCTGCCTATGGCCTCGAATACGCGCCGGTCATGGGGCCCGTCATCCACGATCGTAGAAATATAGACGCGTCTTTTTGCCATGCTGCTCAGCTTCAGGATGGCTGAACGGAGGTCATCCACCACAAGAGAACGCGAAGCGATCGCCACATCGTGGAGACCTATACCTGCTCTGCCCCAATCATCTGCCCAGCTCGCATTGATGGTCCTGATATTTGAAATTGCTGACCTGTGGCACTGCTCCCTGAGGATACGGATCATAGCCTCGGAAAAATCTACGGCTGTGATCGCCTTTACACGTTTTGCGAAAGGAATGGCGAGCGTTCCTGCCCCGCAGGCCATATCAAAGATAGTCCAGTTGCGTTTGGGATTAACTATTTTCAAGAATGCTTCGGCGTACGCAGTTTTCGCTACATGCTCGGCAAAAGAAGGCGCCCGTTTATCCCAGGATGCGGAGTCGCGGGTAGGATAAGGGCGTGTTGCTTTCTTTGCCTTCCACACTTCATTCCAATCTATGGTCTGAATATCGATCATCTATCTCCTGGTATCGCCTGCGGCGGACTTTTTTACACCTTTGGTCTCGCTTGAGAACCAAGCGGCTCATAGTAATAGCTGTTGCTCGCGCAGGGTTTACAGAGGGTATTTCCATCTTGGATAACTTCTCTCATGTCCATGATCCGCTCTCCACAGGAGGCGCATGTGACCACATGGAGCGGCTTACCCGGTAAATCTTGAGGCTTCAGATCCACGGAAACCTCCACGACATTAAAGAGGTCTTCGGCCGGCATCGTGAGATATGCGTCCGTATGAGGACTTTGCTCGATCTCTTCGCGGGTCTGCTTCTTGTTGCCGTCTTTATTCTTTACGTTCACCCGGACCGCTTTGCCGGTCTTCAGGTTTACAAAGGTAGCGGCCATCTTGCCGTAGTCGAGGATCTTCATGGTTCTTTTGCCTGGATGACATCCCGTTGTGGCAAGCAAGGCATCGGTCACACACCTGTCCGTCTCGGCAAAGACAATAAGATCTTTTCTGTCTTTTCCTTTGGGATCGTCAATGCCAATGGCTTTGAGCCCTATGATTGACATACGAGTGCCCAGGGTAATTCCGGCACAGAGGTCTCCGTGAAATTGTTTTGCTCGCTCCAGACACATTTCCAAATCCAGTTTATCCCTATCCATAGGAGCATCTCCTTTGCATTTGATTGATCTATCTCTACTCCAACTTGTACGTAACAGGCATGATAAGTTCCGCCTTCATGGGCGGCCTTGGGAAAGGCTGCACCTCCTTGATCACCGCCAGCACGTTCTTATCGAGCACCTCGTGCCCCGAGCTGACAATGATTCTCGAGTTCTCAACGCTGCCATTTTCCTTAATGAGAAAGGAGACCACAACCTTTCCCTTCCATCCCATCCTCTTTGCTATCTGAGGGTAGGTAAGATGTTTCATAATGAGATCCCTGATGTAGGCGTAATGTTCCGCGAGATATTGCTCGATGAGGAGATTTGCGTCACCCGAACCGGTGCCGTGGCCTCTTCCCGTGCCACCTCCGCTGCCTCCCTCGCCGCCCGAGCCCACGCCGAATCCGCCACCACCCGGTCCTCCCGAGCCGCCTCCGATTGAACCTGTCCCCGTGGGCGAACCGGCCGGCACGGTAGTTGCCGTCACAACATTTTCCACGGATGGCGCATCCAATGGCGCAGTTTTGGGTTGAGCGTTGTCTGCCTTATTCCTGTCGATGCTTACGGCTTGCTCGGTTAGGACTTGAGCGGCCTTCGCGGCCATTATCCTGTGAGCCACGGGCGATGGTTGCCCCTTCTTTATCTGAAAGCCCACATCCTTTATGCCGCTGCCGCCATTGCCGCCCGGCATTTCATCGCTCAAAAAGACAACCACAGGGGCATCGAGTTTTTTGTCAAACTGGCCGGCCAACACGATCGCGGCGCTTAGTACCACAAAATGGACGAGAAGCGATAGAACGAACTCTTTGCGTATTGATCCAATCTTTTTGTTCATGAATTAGCTTGATCGTTCCTTTCATCCCGGATGATATTGATCTTTCGCAAACAGGAAGCTTGAAAGAGGTGGTACGCCCCTCCTCCTTGTGCAAGGATATCGAGCATCTTGTCGACGGCGGTCACCATGGCCCCGCTCACGATATGCACATGCCTTTGGAATAGCGCATCGGGCAGGAAGCTGACCGTGGGTCCTGTGACGATCACCCGTGCGTCGGGACTCGTATAGCCGAGGAGTTCATCGATAGTTCCGTTAGCCACCGATGCACCGGTAATGATCACCGTATCGCAGCGTGGAATTATTTCTCCGGCTTTCTTCGACGGTACGTAGTATCGTATTTCATCCTTATGGAGAGACTGCCTCTTCTTTTCGATCACGTAAAGCCCGATCCCATCAATAATCTTGAGTCGCGACAGAATAGGACTAATAGCCCCCACCATGGCTATTCTTTTTACGGATTTGAGGTTGACGACATCAAGAACGTCGCGGTTGTTTGCCATAATGTATCGATTCTTGGTAAAGAAACGAGAAGAAAGGGCGTTCAATACCACGAGACGTACTGTGTTGAGAAGCGGCGAGTCATCTGATGTATTCAGTATTTCAGAAACAGATGCGCCCCGGAGGTTTCCAGGGGCGCCAAGCTGCAGAGGCATATTGCTACAACAGGGATTCTTGTGTATGTCCGAGACAGGCGTGTATGAGACGCCCCCGGACCCGCTCGAAAGCTTCACCCCTGTAAAGAATATGCCCACAACCAATCCCTCTATGACTATGTGGTTCAGGGCTTTGCCATAAAGCCTTTGAAGGATATCTGCGGTCTCATCTACAATCATGACGATTCTTCAGAAGCTATATCTCACGCCTGCGAAATAAGTTCTTCCCGGTTCCGGGTAGCCGACCGCATACTCGTAATACCGATCAAAAGCGTTATTGACGCCGGCTTCAACCATCAATCCTTCTCGTATGATGTAGGACGCTTTCATGTTGACAAGTGCAAATGCCCCTGTATTGTAGATTCCATCAGACGTTGTGCCGGTATCCGAGAGATACTCGACGCTAACTAACGTGCTTAATCCCTTGAGGGGGGTTGTGTATTTCACATAGCTAAAGATCTTGTGCACCGGAACGCTGGTCAGCCTGATATATGTGGGGCTGTACTGGTTGATAGGCGTCTCATTGTTCCTGTCAAGATACGTATAGTTGAGCCCTCCTTCGATGTCTTTTGTGACAGATACCACTCCCTCTATTTCAATACCGTATTGCTGCACCTCCCCGATATTCTGATTCTGCGTTATTTTGGGAGCGACCGTGATGGACTGAATGGCATTGGTAATGTCATTGTGAAAAACCGCGGTCTTAAACCGC
Above is a window of Syntrophorhabdaceae bacterium DNA encoding:
- a CDS encoding class I SAM-dependent methyltransferase: MIDIQTIDWNEVWKAKKATRPYPTRDSASWDKRAPSFAEHVAKTAYAEAFLKIVNPKRNWTIFDMACGAGTLAIPFAKRVKAITAVDFSEAMIRILREQCHRSAISNIRTINASWADDWGRAGIGLHDVAIASRSLVVDDLRSAILKLSSMAKRRVYISTIVDDGPHDRRVFEAIGRELNIGPDYIYTYNLLYQMGVRANIDFITERNHKAYKRRHQVVESMKWMLGDMTPEEAEKLNEYLDKHLVYDAGWWMLNYEKPITWAVIWWNKDSHS
- a CDS encoding FmdE family protein is translated as MDRDKLDLEMCLERAKQFHGDLCAGITLGTRMSIIGLKAIGIDDPKGKDRKDLIVFAETDRCVTDALLATTGCHPGKRTMKILDYGKMAATFVNLKTGKAVRVNVKNKDGNKKQTREEIEQSPHTDAYLTMPAEDLFNVVEVSVDLKPQDLPGKPLHVVTCASCGERIMDMREVIQDGNTLCKPCASNSYYYEPLGSQARPKV
- a CDS encoding energy transducer TonB, which produces MNKKIGSIRKEFVLSLLVHFVVLSAAIVLAGQFDKKLDAPVVVFLSDEMPGGNGGSGIKDVGFQIKKGQPSPVAHRIMAAKAAQVLTEQAVSIDRNKADNAQPKTAPLDAPSVENVVTATTVPAGSPTGTGSIGGGSGGPGGGGFGVGSGGEGGSGGGTGRGHGTGSGDANLLIEQYLAEHYAYIRDLIMKHLTYPQIAKRMGWKGKVVVSFLIKENGSVENSRIIVSSGHEVLDKNVLAVIKEVQPFPRPPMKAELIMPVTYKLE
- a CDS encoding DUF364 domain-containing protein, encoding MIVDETADILQRLYGKALNHIVIEGLVVGIFFTGVKLSSGSGGVSYTPVSDIHKNPCCSNMPLQLGAPGNLRGASVSEILNTSDDSPLLNTVRLVVLNALSSRFFTKNRYIMANNRDVLDVVNLKSVKRIAMVGAISPILSRLKIIDGIGLYVIEKKRQSLHKDEIRYYVPSKKAGEIIPRCDTVIITGASVANGTIDELLGYTSPDARVIVTGPTVSFLPDALFQRHVHIVSGAMVTAVDKMLDILAQGGGAYHLFQASCLRKINIIRDERNDQANS